The Macrobrachium rosenbergii isolate ZJJX-2024 chromosome 12, ASM4041242v1, whole genome shotgun sequence region ACTTACCTTCAAACAGATCTAAGCCGTCCGTAAGGGCTGTGAAAGGAACGTGATAGAGTGAATTGCAACCGGGCTGTTTTCGTCCGTCGTTGGGATAAAAATCGATATGGCCTATGGGTTGCCATAGCCCGAGTCCAATGGCTATTAGCATAAAAAAAGAAGCATTGATTAGTAATATAAAGACTAATTCATATAAGCATGGTTCTATACAGTATGTCTCTTCAGTAGTCAATTTTCGTCTAAGAATCATAAGCTTTAATGTTCAAAGTTTATTTATAATCACTCAAGTTCGATACACCAATGGGATTTTTAAGCACCATGATACATACTTTGAGCAATGAATATGATGGATTCAACATCAGTGTGAATCACATCAACAAACTTTGCGTCTGTAGGGTCCAAACGAACTACTGGTGGCATATACTGGAAGAATGGCTCGGCTGGATCCAGTCCCGTAATTCTTCCAAGTGCCGAGATCCTCTCACCAGCATATCCTGCAGTGAAAGCATGAGCGAGGGTCTtcgtatttttacatttcacataAGTTTTTggtatattgataaaatataaaggtattatttcatgtaatattgaATTATTGTCATTTACAATTCATCTATATTAACGTGAATTCTTTGCTGCGTTCTTATAATAGATAGAAGGAAACAGGACCTCATATCATCCACACAGATTAAACAACTACGAGGAGTCATTTCGCCCATCATTGTACTCcagcaatgaaaaataatctaCCTGTAAGAAGTTGAATCATTTTTTGCTGCGCTACGGAGCAATTTTCGATCTCATGAGTATCATAtggtaaagaaagaatgaatattagccataccaaatattaaTTTCGGTTAATAACCAAATGCAAAGATGAGGAGAGAATAACTTATCATTCTAATGTACTTGACAACAGATTCTGCTTTATAGAACTCGTTCGTTGGAGTAAGAAGCTATGATTTATtaaggaatggaaaaataaaattctttatgcAAACCATTTATCAAAAAGTGAAATTCAGTATGAAGATGACCTCATGTTCACCTCTACTGTCCACCTGAAATAGAACGTTCCTTGCAAGGGTTTAAAATATCtattatgaaaatggaatttgttaTTTCAGTGAATTCCCAGATGAACTTATTGATCGCGTTTCTCCTTACCAGCAGTATGGGCGCCCAGGGAGTGTCCGATGATGTGCACATCCTTGGGCTGAAGTCCAGCCTTGTCTTTGAGCCAGTTGACAAGGTGAGCCACTTCTAGACCCACCACACGAATGTTTGCAGTTGCTTGTGCGTAGAGAGCTCGGGAACCCCCAGACCAGTCTACCATGAAGACGTTAAGATCATCGTGTAGAAGTAATGCCCGCATCATGTCCTGTTTAGTAAGTTTTACCTTTTAGGAATGAATCGGTGTCCGTTTTTCTATTCACATTCGTTGTTCATAAGTTCTTGCTGAATTAAATGTTGACCTAAATATCAGTGGTATATGGTTGCATACAatgtctaccttttttttttaatctggcacaattatatttatttttaacgtaATTTAGTACCTTCTCATAAACCTCTGGCAACATTAAACATTATGCAGGCTGTCCCAGTTAACAACGGCAATTTTTGCATTCTATTTTTGattaagagaacaaataaaactcTTTCATGTGAATGATAAAATATACCTTAAGATGCTAAAACCGAGTCATCCTTACTAGCATCCAGGTAACGCCGTTGCTATCCAGAAATCCATGAATGAGGATCTTGGTTTTTCTTGCCGAGCTGAATGTCGTGTTGAGGACTTTCGTGACGTCCAGAGCTTCGATCACTGTTCCTTTCGTGTTTTCTCGCGTGACCAGGGTGAAGAGCGTGTTGATTTCTTCCCGGCTGTTGGGTGGAAGATTTATGGGTCTATGGATTGGATGGAAGAATTCAATGTCGTTGTAAATGCAACCGATCTCACCGAAACAGACTTCAGTGCTTCCGCTCTCGCCTTCCCCTGGATGTAGAGTATGGGAACTGGGATCAGTTTACATTATTCTAGGTGTAATCTTTGTTATTTAAAGTGGTATCGTAAAAACttcgttatatttctttttcaactgGTTAGTTCTCTGCAGAGTTCATTATATTGTTCAAATAAAGTAAGCGtgctttccataatttttttttgcatgaaatttAACGCACATTTCTATTCAAGGCTTTATTACAGATACTTATCTGTGGAAATTAGAAATTTATAAGGGGTAGATTCCGACAAAACTCTACACCTGCATTTCGAATCCCGGCTTTATGAATAATAGTGTATAACTGATGATTGGTCTACATTAATGTCTCAGGGACAAGACACTAACAGAAAACTAACATGAGCAGACATGGGGAAATATGTCTGCAAGTTACAAAAAAGGAATATCTAGTCATTGATAGCATTAGTCTTTGTCTAATACTTTTCATTCCACAATCTATATCAGAAATTTGACTGTTCAtagattcttattttctttgtcacATCAATAATTGTATTCATATCTTGATTCCCAAGTAACCGGCCATCATATTTCGTCATTGATGCAAAGCCAAAGGGAGAAAGAGGATTCACAGGTGCAGtcaggaaaagaaagtgaaatcgACGAGTCAGGGATTGACAGGTCAGAAGGTCTCGGCAAACGAGGCAAGTCTatctattttataaaaacaaaggtgTGGCTAAAAATGGGAAGAAGCCACACAAAAGTAAGAAGCGTACCGATCTTCGATTTCAAGAAATGATCAAAATCGAGTTATTGACAGTTTTGGACTTTTTGGTGTCTCAGTAAACATATCCTGAGGTGTTATTGCTCAAAAAAAATTAGATTGGTTAATTGACAATTTTGTTAATCGCATTtatccccacccaccccacccccacccccaaaacccgtgagcgacaaattgtcgcaaaacttgaaaaatattttctaatcacGTTCTGCTCGAAATTATGGATATACGTGCGTTACCCGCTAAAATAATTAGTGATAGCATCGAAGAAAACGGGAGATCAGAGTAACTCGTTCAAAATTCGCGTCCCTCTCGGCACTTGTCAAAATGGCACCACACATGTAATGCTCTAAACAATTTACCTATAATGTTTTGTATTCCTTGACTTATTTGTAAAACTTtgcatttctttaattatttgagGTAAAAGAACCACGATGCGTAAATCAACACCCTACATACAGATACAAAGACATATGCAAATGAATAGCAATCTTCCTCGTCACCATTCACGTATATGAAATTTGTTATCGTAAGTGaaacaatctgtatttttttgtacaaatggaaaaatagaattaatataatgttttattttttcacgatATTTTCACGGGGTGTCCATtcacgaatgaaaaaaatatgtaagtacaTGGCAACATTTCCTTTGGGTGCGTCACGTAGTGCCACAGTGTAGGCTACTTCGTGAGTCATGCCATGCCCGGATTTTTAGTGAGTTTCTGagtacagtttttatttcataataggAGCAAAGAAGAGGTGTATTATAAGATaactatataaaaactatatgcaCTATGAGaactgaaaagacaaaagaaattggaacaaaagTGAAGTTTCCAATGGAAAAATGTCACGGATGTCAATCACCTAAGAGGAACCAAGCAGGAAGCACGTTTATTTTCATCTGATTATGTTTTAAATTTCAGAGGATGTTTCTTATATggataaatactttttttctgcaaaaatcaGCTTTCCAACtatcatagtttcatagttattacaaaataagcattttttcgccattttctcaaaacttactttttttagaACATAAAGTGTATCCCGAAGAAGAATGAACCAAATTCAATTAAACTTGCAGCatttattataactatatatctttaatttgacgtaaggaaaaatgtttttgctgtgcaactattttttgtacattatttatgaaaaattacatcagtatttttttaaatataaaatctataaactTCGAGGTCTAATTTTATGATGTCTTTacgaatgtatttttttattagttgtttaataaatggtaaaaatttgatGCAAATGCTTTCAATCATAAGGTAGCAATGATCACCGATTTATAACGGGGTCTCATGGCACCGACGCCCCACTAAACATACGGcataaaataattccataactATGCAAATCAATAAATctaaattttggtatttttacgtttttaggAAAATGATGCCGTCATCATTAATGAAACCAAATTGGTGAAAAAGAGATGAACGGGTCAAAAGCATAGGTTCTATGAATGAACACTGTTTCAGATGCATCTCTGTCAGGTAAAAATGCCTTTAAAATCATGATGGCTCTATATCATAGCTCGCGTTTGATTTGCATTTAAATTGTCTCTATCGTCAAACTAGTATGAGAAGAACAATATGCAATGAATACACATACTACAGTACTCAGAAAGAGTACCATGCAACTGTCGCCGACATTTCTGTTTTATAACCAAGCAGTTACGTTTACCTAACCTTGCCATAAAATTGAAGAGAATGGAACGCAACAGAGAGAACGGATATAGGGGTGGCTGCGTCAAGATGAAAAAGTTCTGACCCGCTAGTACAACATTCTATTGAACTTATTTAATTGAactagaaaaataagtaaatcttaCATTAGTAAGCGtgacgaataaaaaaagaaaatcgacgTACATGAAGGGCATCCTtctgataacctctctctctctctctctctctctctctctctctctctctctctctctctctctctgtcagttcacgcccatgtgtgtgtgtgaatatgtagtATGGTATTCAGGGCTGCCACATGCCTATTACAGGTATGTAAAGGACATGTGGTTTTCGGTATAGTATCATGTCATCTAGATAAAAGATCAACGAAGAGGTATGAAGTAAACATATTGTGGGAATGTTCAGCTGAACGCTTGGATTGGAAAAAAACctagaagcttctctctctctctctctctctctctctctctctctctctctctctctctctctctctctctctctctctctcttaattaagaCGTTCCCAAGGTTTTCACTAATTAATTCTCGAACAACTCGCCTGAGAGgaagttaagaaaataattattactttcatcACGTGTATTGCGTCAGCTAATTTACATTCGTAAAATACAGACATCCATTTTTTCAAGATTAAATGGAATGTAttcgggtattattattattattattattattattattattattattattattattattattattattattattattattattattattattattttatattcttagcATGGTAGCTTTCGtatataaacgtaaataaaaaaataaaaaaatagagaagtaCTTTGACATACGGGTAAGACCGATAAGGAAGAACGAAATCAAGTGCAGATAACTAAGTACTTGCACAGAATTTGAGAAACACCAAAAAGCTCGGAATATTCTTCTTGCATAATTTCAACATTTGTTATTAGAGcaaatcttcttcttctgaaaatATAAGATGGATAGATCCATTATGGGCAagactttttgtttttgcttgaaaGAGGAGGACATTATTCGTAAGAGTCCTTTAAACAAAAACTTACTTTGCAGATACCCATCAATCATGCTCTGAAATAACCATCGATAAGAGCTTTGGGTTATTACAGATTCTCAATGTTATGTAGTTActagttaaatttaaaatatacttcTCATCCTAGATTAGAAGTTTTAAAGCAAAGcctttgtataataattttagttttttaggtATAAATCAAATCTCTCTGACTGCGATTTTGTCTCCAAATACATTGTAGCACTGTCATTCCAAGGGAGACTTTTAGTCTCTGTTTTcattaaacatttaaatacaaataatggACAGTGTTCCATCCATATTTTGCCTCAATAAGAACACCACCACTGTACCAATTTTAACCAAATATTCGATGAAAATATGATGGCCCCTACCAAgctcaagaagaagaggaatggaTTCTGCGCCagtgagatttttaaaatttatttttgtcgaAGTTCTGCTTTTCTTTGCTAAGCTATACTACCAAAGCTTCGTGAGGAAAAGAATCTAAAGGGGAAATTGCAGGGATGACAGAATCCCACAATGTGTCATGTTGCGATGAATTAACATGcttctattcattcattcattcattatctaCCTTTCCACATAGTCAGTGAAAGTATTGCTTCAAGTACCTATAATTAGAACATTTCATTATTTCCCCATACTTTATACAAGATAAAGCAAACAGTTTAGGACTGTAATTGCAATAATCACAATGcccacttaacttctcgaattcatcccactttttggatacactttagccaggtcggcaacgtgacctcgttctggtcCTGTGGATGCGGCCTCGAATCCTGCTACGTACATCAGAATGACACCATATTACACATGTTCTTGTTTTTGAACCACAGGTTATGTAGCAATaatcgtatccaaaaagtgtgaagatttcgagaagttaagaggccattatGGTTGTTATAACAATggcatacgtatctggtaaaaagtgacaagtagattcgAAATATGTTTAGGACTTATCTATCATCTACTTACTGTCACCGATCTCTGGCTGAAAGTGATTGAGTATGGGCCTGTACATGGGATCCACCGATGCCCTGAAGACGTTTCCTATGACGGGGAAATTCCGGAGGCTGGACACCATCCCCTTCAGGAGTCCTTGTTCACTCTCCTGCGCTACCGTCGCTACGACCACAAGGAGGAGCAAGCgccaaaaacttttcattttgctctttggttctcctcctccttctcctcctccaggaTTTCTGCCtcgttcctcttcttctccttaacctgagaaagaaagagaacactAATGCCATGCTGTTTCCAATACGCCTTTTCATTCATTAGTAGGAAAGGCTGAAGTGTACTCATTTATCTTCTTGATAAAGATTCTCATTGGAGTTTTCTCCTTTACttataataaagaattttcattgaagtttttctcattcatttcatgACAGGATTTTCATGCTTTCTTGTGTGTCGTGAAATGTATGTCATTTACTTATAACGAAAAATTGTTTATGCTtgtttgcatatattatatatcatatgaaaCTAACTGTTTGATTAGCGAAGATTCTCAAGGATTCTGCTGGAAAAAGTCATTAAATAGATTACCAGAACACGAACAAacgaataaaagagaaatgacgAAAAAATTGTAGTAGATAtggatttaattttataataaatagtgATGTATGGATAAGACCATAATTATgttcttaaaataatttgaaatatataaaccaGGTGTATTTTATTACTagtggataaataaatgaataaatgatatctcaagaaaaaataattcaaataaataaaagatgccCATGACCATCAATTAAAACTGAAGATTGTGAAAGGCCTGAATCCAGAGGTAATGAGCCAGCCCAGGCTTTGAGAAATTATGACATAATAACCACCCGGCCTACGCCAGGTAAAAGTGACACCTGAGATAACCCAGCAGCCTCAAATACAGCAGCGCAGGTGCCCCAATCACAGTAATAAATACCTACCTCCAGACTAGACTTTTACCATAAGGATTCGTCGAAAACTTGATGAATCCCCACGTGTGAAAGTGTAGGCTGGAGGTAACTTTGTTCATTACTGCGTTGCAACAGGTGAATAAAGAACAGATATTTTCATTTGGATAAGGAAGAGTTTGATAAGGAGGAAGCGAGAGAAGGATGCCAAGAGAAGATTAAGGAAGAATGAGccaacataaaaatacaaaggatACAGAAGTATTTTAGACTGAAGAATTTTGAAAAGTTCAAGTCTAGTGTCGTGCAGTGACTGAACACATTTCAGTATAGACttagtgaaatgaaatgaaacggAAGAGTAAGACAGAAAAAGTTAGAGTTATGAAGTATTTGGGAAAACTAGGACAAAGATTGTGAGATGAAAAAGGTCGATAGACAACTGGTCTTACATTAAGAGAcgcaaatggaaataattttacttgAATCTGGAAACCTGAAAAAAACCAGAGAAGGTTTATCTTATACAATGtccaaagtatatttttttgGAACTTAGAagtcttttatagaaaatttggTCTGTGAACTGTCAGTTCTACATGAAGTACAGTTACCAGGGAAACCAAAAACAGATATTACGAAGATATTTACCCACATCACTACCTGAAACTGTTTGGTCATATCCCCTTTTGCCACAAAAGCGCAAGATAAACCCGACCGGAACATCATTTGTATTCCTTTaatttaaacttatatatacatacatatatatatatatatatatatatatatatatatatatatatatatatatatatatatatatatatatatatatatatatatatatatatatataatacatatatatatatatatatatatatatatatatatatatatatatatatatatatatatatatatgtatataaatatattatatatatatatacctggtgttttgaaattagagtacccctccacagaacaaatggaaagttatgaagttttctgctatagcctatctccaagtacattattttaagtttctattaagctatttttcattttacatttcttgtattttcagactgagagacagagttagatacagccatggctaacaactcggaggaaatctgatggat contains the following coding sequences:
- the LOC136843749 gene encoding pancreatic triacylglycerol lipase-like, translated to MKSFWRLLLLVVVATVAQESEQGLLKGMVSSLRNFPVIGNVFRASVDPMYRPILNHFQPEIGDREGESGSTEVCFGEIGCIYNDIEFFHPIHRPINLPPNSREEINTLFTLVTRENTKGTVIEALDVTKVLNTTFSSARKTKILIHGFLDSNGVTWMLDMMRALLLHDDLNVFMVDWSGGSRALYAQATANIRVVGLEVAHLVNWLKDKAGLQPKDVHIIGHSLGAHTAGYAGERISALGRITGLDPAEPFFQYMPPVVRLDPTDAKFVDVIHTDVESIIFIAQTIGLGLWQPIGHIDFYPNDGRKQPGCNSLYHVPFTALTDGLDLFEGLDSAQKEIVACNHNRAPKLFTDSIRSKCPYMAFQCNSYQQYLNGNCLTCGEDGTRCARMGYHADTWTGAENHSYTSFYLSTTSGPDYCVYHYQLKINLGDPDKIGGRLRGRLKVSFFTEEGNIRDFDLTPDNPGTFGRGESYSYMLEHTEDLSSSTDALVHWTYETDVFNPLSYCVLFCDQSLPIAKLTFTSIDTIHMGIDEKEDNVITGTPEGVSMCHRQGEEIIRVKSEESVRVVSSPLCKDIAEVTPIYSVRNQTLELLNAGIDVLNHYLNNK